One segment of Marinitoga hydrogenitolerans DSM 16785 DNA contains the following:
- the rplQ gene encoding 50S ribosomal protein L17, with translation MRHRVKINKLSRYASHRKALLKNLAREVFEHGSIITTTAKAKAVRPLVEKILTKAKEAKTTDNKDRSVALRRQINRYFNDRRFTNKVVDEIAPAFENRNSGYTRILKIGFRRGDAAELSLLQLVENIEKKEEKTEEKTEK, from the coding sequence ATGAGACATAGAGTGAAAATAAATAAATTAAGCAGATATGCTTCACATAGGAAAGCATTATTAAAAAACTTAGCTAGAGAAGTTTTTGAACATGGTAGCATTATAACAACAACAGCAAAAGCAAAAGCGGTTAGACCATTAGTTGAAAAAATATTAACAAAAGCAAAAGAAGCAAAAACAACAGATAATAAAGATAGAAGTGTTGCATTAAGAAGACAAATAAACAGATATTTCAATGATAGAAGATTTACTAATAAAGTTGTAGATGAAATTGCACCAGCTTTTGAAAATAGAAATAGTGGATATACAAGAATATTAAAAATAGGTTTCAGAAGAGGAGATGCTGCAGAATTATCCTTATTACAATTAGTTGAAAATATTGAGAAAAAAGAAGAAAAAACAGAAGAAAAAACAGAAAAATAA
- a CDS encoding DNA-directed RNA polymerase subunit alpha: MEFVKPEKMILETLEESEDLEYKYGRFVLSPLERGYAVTIGNALRRVLLSSIPGLAITSIRIPGKLHEFDVIEGVQEDILEITVNLKKVELKVLDFDNIGNLKEPIILRIDKIGPTEIKAGDIITPAGIEVANPDLKIATMNGNKRFEMELYATIGKGFVSTSEMDLSKDIEYIYIDGVYSPVIRVNYLTENVRVGKRTDYDKLILEVWTKKSIDPKEALIKATKILIEHFNIIYASWKEEIVESEETSETVETGELIAGFEEDFSSVTVEEEFKNINIEILETKIDELDLSKRAKNCLKREKIHTVRDILKKDPDELMKIKNFGKKSLDEIRKELQEKFQLDYDEIQKGGA, encoded by the coding sequence ATGGAATTTGTAAAACCAGAAAAGATGATATTGGAAACCTTAGAAGAATCCGAAGATTTGGAATACAAATATGGAAGGTTTGTCTTGTCGCCTTTGGAAAGAGGATATGCAGTTACAATAGGTAACGCATTAAGAAGAGTATTATTATCCTCAATACCAGGATTAGCTATTACGAGTATTAGGATTCCTGGTAAATTACATGAATTTGATGTAATTGAAGGCGTTCAAGAGGATATTTTAGAAATAACAGTTAATTTGAAAAAAGTAGAATTAAAAGTATTAGACTTTGATAATATTGGTAATTTAAAAGAACCAATTATATTAAGAATAGATAAAATAGGTCCGACTGAAATTAAAGCAGGAGATATAATAACTCCAGCAGGGATTGAAGTTGCTAATCCTGATTTAAAAATAGCAACAATGAATGGTAATAAGAGATTTGAAATGGAACTATATGCTACAATTGGAAAAGGTTTTGTTTCAACTTCTGAAATGGATTTATCAAAAGATATAGAATATATCTATATTGATGGAGTATATAGCCCTGTAATAAGAGTAAATTATTTAACAGAAAATGTTCGTGTTGGGAAAAGAACAGACTATGATAAATTAATATTAGAAGTATGGACGAAAAAATCAATTGATCCAAAAGAAGCTTTAATAAAAGCAACAAAGATTTTAATTGAACATTTTAATATTATTTATGCATCCTGGAAAGAAGAAATAGTTGAATCAGAAGAAACATCAGAAACTGTAGAAACGGGAGAATTAATTGCAGGTTTCGAAGAAGACTTTTCTTCAGTGACAGTAGAAGAAGAGTTTAAAAATATTAATATTGAAATATTAGAAACAAAAATTGACGAATTAGATTTAAGTAAAAGGGCTAAAAATTGTTTAAAAAGAGAAAAAATTCATACAGTTAGAGATATTCTAAAAAAGGATCCTGATGAGTTAATGAAAATTAAGAATTTCGGTAAAAAATCATTGGATGAAATTCGAAAAGAATTACAAGAAAAATTCCAATTGGATTATGATGAGATCCAGAAGGGAGGAGCCTAA
- the rpsD gene encoding 30S ribosomal protein S4, translated as MARYIGSLCKLCRREGFKLYLKGERCYTDKCALARRPYAPGQHGKQTKKPTQYGLQLRAKQALKRIYGVLERQFRRYFEEASRKEGNTGENLMRILETRLDNVVYQMGYAVNRRTARQLVRHGHFLVNGKKVDIPSYRVRPGDVIEIKEKSRSILPIKQGIELAQKSNRKLNWIEVDYNAFKGTFLRLPTLDEMEVPVDLQAIIELYSK; from the coding sequence ATGGCAAGATATATAGGATCTCTTTGTAAACTTTGTAGAAGAGAAGGATTCAAATTATATTTAAAAGGTGAAAGATGTTATACAGATAAATGTGCTCTTGCAAGAAGACCATATGCACCAGGGCAACATGGTAAACAAACAAAAAAACCAACACAATATGGATTACAATTAAGGGCAAAACAAGCTTTAAAAAGAATTTATGGTGTATTAGAAAGACAATTTAGAAGATATTTTGAAGAAGCATCAAGAAAAGAAGGCAATACAGGAGAAAATTTAATGAGAATTTTAGAAACAAGATTAGATAATGTTGTATATCAAATGGGATATGCTGTAAATAGAAGAACAGCAAGACAATTAGTAAGACATGGACATTTCTTAGTAAATGGTAAAAAAGTAGATATACCATCATACAGAGTTAGACCAGGAGATGTTATTGAAATAAAAGAAAAGAGCAGATCAATATTACCTATTAAACAAGGTATAGAATTAGCACAAAAATCCAATAGAAAATTAAATTGGATAGAAGTGGATTATAATGCATTTAAAGGAACATTCTTAAGATTACCAACATTAGACGAAATGGAAGTACCTGTAGATTTACAAGCTATTATCGAGCTTTACTCAAAATAA
- the rpsK gene encoding 30S ribosomal protein S11, which produces MARRTSQKKKKISLEKAVVHIQSTFNNTIITLSDPSGNALFWASGGTAGFSGTKKGTPYASQLAADKVAKEALKYGVKRLDVYVKGPGAGRESAIRTLQAAGLVIENIKDKTPIPHNGCRPKKRKGM; this is translated from the coding sequence ATGGCTAGGAGAACAAGTCAAAAGAAAAAGAAAATTTCACTTGAAAAAGCAGTTGTACATATTCAATCTACATTTAATAATACAATTATTACATTGTCAGATCCATCAGGAAATGCATTATTTTGGGCAAGTGGAGGAACAGCTGGTTTTTCAGGAACAAAAAAAGGTACACCTTATGCTTCACAATTAGCAGCAGATAAAGTTGCAAAAGAAGCTTTAAAATACGGTGTAAAAAGATTAGATGTTTATGTGAAAGGACCAGGTGCTGGTAGAGAATCAGCAATTAGAACATTACAAGCTGCAGGTTTGGTAATTGAAAATATCAAGGATAAAACTCCAATACCTCATAATGGTTGTAGACCAAAGAAAAGAAAAGGAATGTAA
- the rpsM gene encoding 30S ribosomal protein S13, producing MPRILGVEVPNNKKLFIALTYIYGIGKHRAMEILESTGIDPDKRAKELTDDEISKITHYINEHYLVEGELRQEVQKSIARLIEIGSYRGYRHKNGLPVRGQKTHSNARTRKGPRPSKIGKKK from the coding sequence ATGCCACGTATTTTGGGTGTTGAAGTACCAAACAACAAGAAACTATTCATTGCTCTCACATATATTTATGGCATTGGAAAGCATAGAGCAATGGAAATTTTAGAATCAACAGGTATAGACCCTGACAAAAGGGCAAAGGAGTTAACTGATGATGAAATAAGTAAAATAACTCATTACATCAATGAACATTATCTTGTTGAAGGTGAATTAAGACAAGAAGTACAAAAAAGTATTGCAAGATTAATAGAAATTGGTTCATACAGAGGGTATAGACATAAGAATGGGTTACCAGTTAGAGGTCAAAAAACACATTCTAATGCAAGAACCAGAAAAGGTCCAAGACCTTCAAAAATCGGTAAGAAAAAGTAA
- the rpmJ gene encoding 50S ribosomal protein L36 has translation MKVRASVKKRCEHCRVIRRKGRVWVVCSKNPKHNQRQG, from the coding sequence ATGAAAGTTAGAGCCTCAGTAAAAAAGAGATGTGAACATTGTAGAGTAATAAGAAGAAAAGGTAGAGTATGGGTAGTTTGTTCTAAAAATCCTAAGCATAACCAAAGACAAGGATAA
- the infA gene encoding translation initiation factor IF-1 gives MAKKDDVIVMEGHIVESLPNATFRVELDNGHMILAHISGKMRKNFIRLVPGDRVIVEVSIYDLNRGRIIRRERIKRNPSSEEE, from the coding sequence GTGGCAAAGAAAGATGATGTTATTGTAATGGAAGGTCATATAGTAGAATCATTACCAAATGCAACATTTAGAGTAGAGTTGGATAATGGACATATGATTTTAGCTCATATTTCAGGTAAAATGAGAAAGAATTTTATTAGATTAGTACCTGGGGACAGAGTAATAGTTGAAGTCTCAATTTATGATTTAAATAGAGGTAGAATAATAAGAAGAGAAAGAATTAAGAGAAATCCAAGCAGCGAGGAGGAATGA
- the map gene encoding type I methionyl aminopeptidase, translating to MILVKTQSEVDKMRRAGKQLAILFEKIKELVVKDSSAYEVEKFVNSYMKERGFVPTFKGYGGFPYATCISVNEEIVHGFPLKEKEFKDGDIVSIDIGLTLDGYIADAARTFIIGEVNEEVKKLVEVTEKSFWIGIEQAIPGNKIGDISNAIQTYVESFGFSIIKEYVGHGVGRKLHEDPQIPNYGEKGKGSLIRERMTFAVEPMVSMGDWKVKVLEDGWTAITADKSLSAHYENTFVVTKDGPEVLTILD from the coding sequence ATGATTTTAGTAAAGACACAATCCGAAGTTGATAAGATGAGGCGAGCTGGAAAGCAGCTCGCTATCCTCTTTGAAAAAATAAAAGAATTAGTTGTGAAGGATTCTAGCGCATATGAAGTAGAAAAATTTGTAAATAGTTATATGAAAGAAAGAGGATTTGTTCCAACATTCAAGGGTTATGGAGGATTTCCATACGCCACATGTATATCTGTAAATGAGGAAATAGTTCACGGATTTCCTTTAAAAGAAAAAGAGTTTAAAGATGGAGATATAGTTTCTATTGATATTGGATTAACCTTAGATGGCTATATAGCTGATGCAGCGAGAACATTTATAATTGGAGAAGTTAATGAAGAAGTGAAAAAATTGGTTGAAGTTACTGAAAAGTCATTTTGGATAGGAATTGAACAAGCAATACCAGGGAATAAAATAGGAGATATAAGTAATGCTATTCAAACATATGTTGAATCATTTGGTTTTTCCATTATAAAAGAATATGTTGGGCATGGTGTTGGTAGAAAATTACATGAAGATCCTCAGATACCCAATTATGGGGAAAAAGGGAAAGGATCTTTAATAAGAGAAAGAATGACTTTTGCAGTTGAACCTATGGTTTCTATGGGAGATTGGAAAGTTAAAGTTTTAGAAGATGGCTGGACTGCCATTACTGCTGATAAATCGTTATCAGCACATTATGAAAACACTTTTGTAGTAACCAAAGATGGTCCGGAAGTATTAACAATATTAGATTAG
- a CDS encoding adenylate kinase, translating to MKKLNLLFFGPPGAGKGTIAKEVSKKYNIPHISTGDMLREAVASESELGKQVKSILDSGQLVSDEIMLEVIKSRLNKNDVDKGFILDGFPRTLPQAEALETLLKDIKNPITGIIYLEVDEETVVKRITSRRICPKCGKIYNIITLKPKIDNTCDICGVELIQRDDDKEEVVRDRYKVYMEKTYPVIEFYKKYNQFFTVDGSGTVEIVTKEVFNILEGIL from the coding sequence ATGAAAAAACTTAATTTGCTATTTTTTGGACCTCCTGGTGCAGGTAAAGGAACAATAGCAAAAGAGGTTTCAAAAAAATATAATATTCCGCATATTTCTACGGGAGATATGTTAAGAGAAGCAGTAGCTTCAGAAAGTGAATTAGGAAAACAGGTGAAGTCCATACTTGATAGTGGGCAACTTGTATCAGATGAAATTATGTTAGAAGTAATAAAAAGTAGATTAAATAAAAATGATGTCGATAAAGGATTTATTTTGGATGGATTTCCAAGAACTTTACCACAAGCTGAAGCATTAGAAACTTTATTAAAGGATATAAAAAATCCTATAACTGGGATAATATATTTAGAGGTTGATGAAGAAACAGTTGTAAAAAGAATCACATCAAGAAGAATTTGTCCAAAGTGTGGTAAAATTTATAATATAATAACATTGAAACCAAAAATAGATAATACATGTGATATTTGTGGCGTCGAATTAATTCAACGTGATGATGATAAAGAAGAAGTCGTAAGGGATAGATATAAGGTTTATATGGAAAAAACGTATCCTGTAATAGAATTTTATAAAAAATATAATCAATTCTTTACAGTAGATGGTAGTGGTACGGTTGAAATAGTTACAAAAGAAGTGTTTAATATATTGGAAGGGATATTATGA
- the secY gene encoding preprotein translocase subunit SecY, with the protein MKEAFKNMWKIPELRDRIIFTLLALIAFRVGIYIPIPGIDLARWEGFIAGLGGASQGLISFFDVFTGGSLKQFSIFVLSVTPYINASIILQLLSSVIPSLKEMLREGEEGRKRFGRLTRQVTLGLALLQGFFLSLGVANYRSPNLNYFVFVLISTTSIVAGTMFLLWLGEMITEKGIGNGISVLIFAGIVSRFPQYVASGFVGRLSVFEWIVLIIVAIGVVVGTVFLQTSERRINVQYAKRVVGNKIYGGSSTYIPIKVNGGGVLPIIFASAIMTLPSMLATATGAEWVSRWFGYGTPIYLIIYSLLIFFFAYFYNSVVIDPNDISENIKKYGGFIPGIRPGKPTSDYITKTMMRVTFIGAIFLVIISLLPYIIRSASGVNIWIGGTSALIAVGVSLDIMQQIEAHMITRQYEGFMKKGKLRGRR; encoded by the coding sequence ATGAAAGAAGCTTTTAAAAATATGTGGAAGATCCCGGAACTCCGGGATCGTATTATATTTACATTATTAGCTTTGATAGCATTTAGAGTAGGTATATATATTCCTATTCCTGGAATAGATTTAGCAAGATGGGAAGGTTTTATAGCAGGTTTAGGTGGAGCATCGCAAGGATTAATAAGTTTCTTTGATGTATTTACAGGAGGTTCTTTAAAACAATTTTCTATATTTGTATTAAGTGTTACCCCATATATTAATGCATCAATTATTTTACAATTATTATCTTCAGTAATACCAAGCTTGAAAGAAATGTTGAGAGAAGGGGAAGAGGGAAGAAAAAGATTCGGGAGATTGACAAGACAGGTAACTTTAGGATTGGCATTACTTCAAGGATTTTTCTTATCATTAGGAGTAGCAAATTATAGATCTCCTAACTTAAATTATTTTGTTTTCGTATTAATTTCAACAACCTCAATCGTAGCAGGTACAATGTTCTTATTATGGTTAGGTGAAATGATTACAGAAAAAGGTATAGGTAATGGAATATCTGTTTTAATTTTTGCCGGTATAGTATCAAGATTCCCACAATATGTTGCTAGTGGTTTTGTAGGCAGATTAAGTGTTTTTGAATGGATAGTATTAATAATTGTAGCAATAGGAGTTGTAGTTGGTACAGTTTTCTTACAAACATCAGAAAGAAGAATAAATGTTCAATATGCAAAAAGAGTAGTTGGAAACAAAATTTATGGCGGATCTTCCACATATATACCAATAAAGGTTAATGGTGGAGGTGTATTACCTATTATTTTTGCTTCAGCCATTATGACATTACCATCTATGTTAGCAACTGCAACAGGTGCAGAATGGGTTAGTAGATGGTTTGGTTATGGAACACCAATTTATTTAATAATATATTCATTGTTAATTTTCTTCTTTGCTTACTTTTATAATTCTGTAGTAATAGATCCAAATGATATCTCTGAAAATATAAAAAAATACGGTGGATTTATACCTGGAATAAGACCAGGAAAACCAACGTCAGACTATATTACAAAGACAATGATGAGAGTTACATTTATAGGAGCTATATTCTTGGTAATAATTTCCTTATTGCCATATATAATTAGAAGTGCATCAGGTGTTAATATTTGGATTGGAGGAACATCAGCACTTATTGCAGTAGGTGTTTCTTTAGATATAATGCAACAAATAGAAGCACATATGATAACAAGACAATACGAAGGTTTTATGAAAAAAGGAAAACTCCGCGGGAGGAGATAA
- the rplO gene encoding 50S ribosomal protein L15, translating to MSLKISDLKPAEGSRKVAKRTGRGWSSGLGKTGGKGHKGQKSRGKGKVRPSFEGGQTPLFRRIPKYGFTNAPFKKDYAEVNIFVLENKFEANEEITPEKLLEKKIIKKIKDGVKVLGKGELTKPLKVKAHAFSKKAQEKIESAGGSVEVIQ from the coding sequence ATGTCTCTTAAAATATCAGACTTAAAACCCGCCGAAGGATCAAGAAAAGTAGCAAAAAGAACCGGAAGAGGTTGGAGCTCAGGGTTAGGAAAAACTGGTGGTAAAGGTCATAAAGGTCAAAAATCAAGAGGAAAAGGAAAAGTAAGGCCAAGTTTTGAAGGTGGTCAAACACCATTATTCAGAAGAATTCCAAAATATGGATTTACAAATGCACCATTTAAAAAAGATTATGCAGAAGTAAACATTTTTGTTTTAGAGAACAAATTTGAAGCCAATGAAGAAATAACACCAGAAAAATTATTAGAAAAAAAGATTATTAAAAAAATAAAAGATGGAGTAAAAGTATTAGGAAAAGGTGAATTAACAAAACCATTAAAAGTAAAAGCACATGCATTTAGTAAAAAAGCACAAGAAAAAATCGAATCAGCCGGCGGAAGTGTCGAGGTGATACAATAA
- the rpmD gene encoding 50S ribosomal protein L30, producing the protein MAKLKIKLVRGRAGKNYRQLATLDALGLRKTNQEVIKEDRPEIRGMITKVQHLVKVEEIEE; encoded by the coding sequence ATGGCTAAATTAAAGATAAAACTTGTAAGAGGAAGAGCGGGAAAAAATTATAGACAACTCGCCACCTTAGATGCCTTAGGGTTAAGAAAAACAAATCAAGAAGTAATTAAAGAAGATAGGCCAGAAATAAGAGGTATGATTACAAAGGTACAACATCTTGTGAAAGTCGAAGAAATTGAAGAATGA
- the rpsE gene encoding 30S ribosomal protein S5, whose product MALDKKLIASAAAEEFEERIIEIRRVTKVTTGGKNISFRVVAVVGNRNGKVGVGSGNAREVPQAIRKAIQNAKKNVIEVPVKNGTIPHEVLGRQDASKVLLKPAGPGTGIIASASVRAVVELAGVHNILSKALGSTTAINLAKATLNGLKELKSPKEYAELRDLSVTKVFQGAHKEG is encoded by the coding sequence ATGGCCTTAGATAAAAAATTGATAGCTTCAGCAGCTGCTGAAGAATTTGAAGAAAGAATAATTGAAATTAGAAGAGTAACTAAGGTTACAACAGGTGGAAAAAATATTTCTTTCAGAGTTGTAGCAGTTGTAGGAAATAGAAATGGAAAAGTAGGAGTAGGAAGCGGAAATGCAAGAGAAGTTCCACAAGCAATAAGAAAGGCTATACAAAATGCTAAGAAAAATGTAATAGAAGTTCCTGTAAAAAATGGAACTATTCCTCATGAAGTTCTTGGAAGACAAGATGCTTCAAAAGTTCTTTTAAAACCAGCCGGTCCAGGTACTGGTATTATAGCTTCTGCATCAGTTCGTGCTGTTGTTGAACTTGCAGGTGTTCATAATATCCTTTCAAAAGCTTTAGGATCAACAACTGCTATTAACTTAGCGAAAGCTACTTTGAATGGATTAAAAGAATTAAAATCACCAAAAGAATATGCAGAACTCAGAGACTTGAGTGTTACAAAGGTATTCCAAGGTGCCCATAAGGAGGGATAA
- the rplR gene encoding 50S ribosomal protein L18: MIKPIQKKKLRRKRHLRVRRKVFGTPERPRMAVFKSNKHIYVQIIEDTKGHTLAAASTVDKELNLEKTWNIEAAKEVGKLIAKRALEKGISKVSFDRGGFKYHGKVKALADAAREAGLEF; the protein is encoded by the coding sequence ATGATTAAACCCATCCAAAAGAAAAAATTAAGAAGAAAAAGACATTTAAGGGTTAGAAGAAAAGTTTTTGGAACTCCTGAAAGACCAAGAATGGCAGTTTTCAAGAGCAATAAACATATATATGTTCAAATTATAGAAGATACAAAAGGTCATACATTAGCAGCTGCTTCTACCGTAGATAAAGAATTAAATTTAGAAAAAACATGGAATATTGAAGCTGCTAAAGAAGTGGGTAAATTAATTGCAAAAAGAGCATTAGAAAAGGGTATATCAAAAGTATCATTTGATAGAGGCGGCTTCAAATATCATGGAAAAGTTAAAGCTTTAGCTGATGCTGCACGTGAAGCAGGTCTTGAATTTTAA
- the rplF gene encoding 50S ribosomal protein L6: MSRISKNPIDIPNGVEVTINDNLIKVKGPKGELSQDYLPYVKFRIEDNKIYVDGNENSMKRKSDAKRINMFQGTYASLVKNMIKGVTEGFKKELEILGIGYRAAMQGSKLVLQLGYSHPIEYIPPEGITIEVPAPNKVIVKGIDKYLVGEVAARIKRFRKPNVYSGKGIKYVGEVIIRKQGKKV; the protein is encoded by the coding sequence ATGTCACGTATATCAAAAAATCCAATAGATATACCAAATGGAGTAGAAGTGACAATTAACGATAATTTAATAAAAGTTAAAGGTCCTAAAGGAGAATTATCTCAAGACTATTTGCCATATGTAAAATTTAGAATTGAAGATAATAAAATATATGTAGATGGAAATGAAAATAGTATGAAAAGAAAAAGCGATGCAAAAAGAATTAATATGTTTCAAGGTACATATGCATCATTGGTAAAAAATATGATTAAAGGTGTTACAGAAGGTTTTAAAAAAGAATTAGAAATATTAGGTATTGGTTATAGGGCTGCAATGCAAGGTTCTAAATTAGTATTACAACTTGGATATTCTCATCCAATTGAATACATTCCACCAGAAGGAATTACAATTGAAGTGCCAGCACCAAATAAAGTTATTGTAAAAGGTATTGATAAATACTTAGTTGGTGAAGTTGCAGCTAGAATTAAAAGATTCAGAAAACCAAATGTATACTCAGGAAAAGGTATAAAATATGTTGGTGAGGTAATTATCAGAAAACAAGGTAAGAAAGTTTAA
- the rpsH gene encoding 30S ribosomal protein S8 has product MWSDPVADMLTRIRNANLVMKESVEIPASNLKRNIAEILKREGYISDYKFIEDGKQGILKIQLKYKGDRKNKQKVIHSIIRVSKPGRRVYVSKDKIPTVKGGMGISIISTSKGILTDKEARELGVGGELICYVW; this is encoded by the coding sequence ATGTGGAGTGATCCCGTAGCAGATATGCTTACAAGAATAAGAAATGCGAATCTTGTTATGAAAGAAAGTGTAGAAATTCCAGCATCTAATCTTAAAAGAAATATAGCTGAAATATTAAAAAGAGAAGGATATATTTCTGACTATAAATTTATTGAAGATGGCAAACAAGGAATTTTAAAAATTCAATTAAAATATAAAGGTGACAGAAAAAACAAACAAAAAGTAATTCATAGTATAATAAGAGTTTCAAAACCTGGTAGAAGAGTTTATGTTTCAAAAGATAAAATTCCAACAGTAAAAGGTGGAATGGGTATCTCAATAATTTCAACTTCAAAAGGTATTCTTACCGACAAAGAAGCAAGAGAACTTGGTGTCGGTGGAGAATTAATTTGTTACGTTTGGTAG
- a CDS encoding type Z 30S ribosomal protein S14: protein MAKKSMVARWKKPKKYKTREYSRCIVCGRPRAVYREFGLCRVCFRKLALEGKLPGVKKASW from the coding sequence ATGGCAAAAAAATCAATGGTTGCTAGGTGGAAAAAACCAAAGAAATATAAAACAAGAGAATATTCAAGATGTATAGTTTGTGGAAGACCTAGAGCTGTATATAGAGAATTTGGATTATGTAGAGTATGTTTTAGGAAATTAGCCTTGGAAGGAAAATTACCAGGCGTTAAAAAGGCAAGTTGGTAA
- the rplE gene encoding 50S ribosomal protein L5, which translates to MRYEYIPLKSEYEKEVVPALMKEFGYKNIHEVPKIVKIVVNMGISEGSRNADVVEKHAQELSLITGQKAVVTRAKKSVANFKLREGMPIGAKVTLRNVKMYNFLFKLINIIFPKLRDFRGMNPNSFDGRGNYTFGLTEQLVFPELKPDQVKRVQGMDITIVTTAKTDEEARKLLQLMGFPFKRD; encoded by the coding sequence ATGAGATATGAATACATTCCGTTAAAAAGCGAGTATGAAAAAGAAGTAGTTCCAGCCCTCATGAAAGAATTTGGCTACAAAAACATTCATGAAGTTCCAAAAATTGTAAAAATAGTAGTTAATATGGGAATTAGCGAGGGCTCAAGGAATGCAGATGTTGTTGAGAAACATGCACAAGAATTATCTTTAATTACAGGACAAAAAGCTGTAGTTACAAGAGCAAAAAAAAGTGTTGCTAATTTTAAATTAAGAGAAGGAATGCCTATTGGTGCAAAAGTAACATTAAGAAATGTGAAAATGTACAATTTTTTATTTAAATTAATAAACATAATCTTCCCAAAATTAAGAGACTTTAGAGGTATGAATCCAAACAGTTTTGATGGAAGAGGAAATTATACATTTGGGTTAACTGAACAATTAGTTTTCCCAGAATTAAAACCTGATCAAGTAAAGAGAGTACAAGGTATGGATATTACTATTGTTACTACTGCAAAAACAGATGAGGAAGCAAGAAAACTCCTTCAATTAATGGGCTTCCCTTTCAAGAGAGATTAA
- the rplX gene encoding 50S ribosomal protein L24 — translation MKVKKGDLVRVISGKDKGKEGKILRVIPKLNKVIVENINLVKKHQRPTQQLREGGIIEQPSPIHASKVMVICPSCGKPTRVGYKFLEEGKKVRICRKCNEIIDKV, via the coding sequence ATGAAAGTAAAAAAAGGTGACTTAGTAAGGGTAATATCCGGAAAAGACAAAGGTAAAGAAGGAAAAATCTTAAGAGTGATACCAAAATTAAATAAAGTTATCGTAGAAAATATAAACTTAGTTAAGAAACATCAAAGACCAACTCAACAATTAAGAGAAGGCGGAATTATTGAACAACCTTCACCAATACATGCAAGCAAAGTAATGGTTATTTGTCCAAGTTGTGGCAAACCTACAAGAGTTGGGTACAAATTCTTAGAAGAAGGTAAAAAAGTAAGAATTTGTAGAAAATGTAATGAAATCATAGATAAGGTTTAA
- the rplN gene encoding 50S ribosomal protein L14, which translates to MIQTESYLRAADNSGAKVLRVIRVLGGFHKSVGTVGDVVVCSVREAIPHTDIKKGQVVKAVIVRTKKEIKRKDGSHIRFDENAAVLIDKNNMPVGTRVFGPIAREVREAGYTKIASLAQEVW; encoded by the coding sequence ATGATTCAAACCGAAAGTTACTTAAGAGCTGCAGATAATTCAGGTGCAAAAGTGTTAAGAGTAATCAGAGTTTTAGGTGGATTTCATAAATCAGTAGGGACAGTTGGTGATGTAGTTGTATGTTCAGTAAGAGAAGCAATTCCACATACTGATATTAAAAAAGGACAGGTTGTGAAAGCTGTAATCGTTAGAACAAAAAAAGAAATAAAAAGAAAAGATGGTTCTCATATAAGATTTGATGAAAATGCAGCTGTTTTAATAGATAAAAATAATATGCCTGTTGGTACACGTGTATTTGGGCCAATTGCTAGAGAAGTAAGAGAAGCCGGTTACACAAAAATAGCATCTCTTGCACAAGAAGTATGGTGA